The Acidimicrobiia bacterium genomic sequence ATGCGCGAAGCATTGCTCAGGAGGCTGTTGTGCAGGACTATCGGAAACTCGACGTTTGGAAACTCGCTCATTATCCGACCCTCGAGGTGTGTTTACCCGTGATCTGGTTAACTGGGCGTGACCGCCCACCGGAGTTCGGCCGGCAAGGCCGACCGGCTGCGAAGAATGCTGACATCTCTCGAACGCAGCGTGGCAACAACAAAGAACCTGGAACCCAAAACGTAGAACCGCGGTGGCAGTCCGTGTCGGGGACCCGGGAACTCGCGACCAGCAACCCTGCTTATACTTACAAAGTTGTAGTTACCCCTCAATGTCTGGAGGCAGACACATGAACAAAGGTGAGTTGATCGACAAGGTGGCCAAAGAGGCAGATATCACGAAGGTCGCCGCCAAGGCGGCGGTCGACACGGTCTTCGGTGAGATCACCGCTTCGATGAAGAAGGGTGATCGCGTCCAGATCGCCGGTTTCGGAAGTTTCTTCTCGGACAAACGTCCGGGACGCAAAGGCCTCAACCCGGCAACGGGCGAGTCGATCCGCATCAAGACCAAGTTCGTTCCGAAGTTCAAGGCCGGCACCGCGGTCAAAGAAGAGGTGGCCAAGCGCCGCAAGTAGGACCCGCAGGTTCTAGGTTTTGAGTTCTAGTGGTCCGTCGCGGATTTGGTGACTTGGTCTCCTGCCGGACGATCCCCGCTGTGGCAGGGTTCGTGGCACTGCCTACCCCGGTCATCAAATAGCAGACAGACCACTAGGTTCTGAGACGAACGGGGCGGTCCGCGCGGGCCGCCCCGTTTTGTCCCTTCTCCCGGCGTCTCAGCGGAGGGGGCGGTGGGGGAGAAGTGCGGAAGTGGCGTGAGGTCTCTCCGCGCGTTCCTCTCCCGGCGTTTGAGCCGGGGAAGGTGGTGGTCGCCGGCAGGCGAGCAGCGGAGGGGGCAATTGCATCGGGGGCGACCAGGCCGGCCCCAACGAACAACTCGCGACGAGAAACTCGCGACCCGCGACTCTCTTAATACTCGACTTCCATGGCGGCGGTGGCTGCGCCCCACTGCTGGATGACGTTCTGGTGCATCATGAGCTTGGCCAGGTTGCCGGTGACTTTGAGCTTGCCGGTCATAAACGCCGTCTGCGTGTTCAGCTCGCCTTTGGCGATTTCGGCGGAGGTCTCGTAGTTGCTCGTGATGCCAACGTCGGAGCCTTCGACCTCGCCCGAACTGGCTGTGGGTGCGCCGTTGTCGATCTTGAGGTAGTAGTTCTCGACGGCGCCTTCGGGCACGTCGGTCACATTGAACTGGAAAGCAAGACTGATGCCGGCGGCGGCGCTCTTGAACCCATCGTGGGCATTGAGGGCTGCGTTGAGGGCGGCGACCCAGTCTTCAGTGAGGAACTTGACGGCCATATCTGACTACTCCTTTTCGGCGAATCTACCGAAGGGTAGCAAGGGTCCAGAAGTCGCGGGCGCCCGACTCGGTTAGCGCCAGAGCTTCGCTTCCGCCACATTGAGGCTTCCGCTCGGCCCGTTGTTTGGAAATGTCCCGGCAGGGATGTTGGCCGCTGGTATCAAGAAACTTGTGACCTGCGTGACACTTATTGTCTTGCAGTTGAACGGGCCTGCCCCTTCGCACAATTCGGTCACATCTTCACCCGGATAGAATTCCACCCCACAAGTGGTGCCGTCGCAGTTGAAGTACAGCCCATGCAAGAAAACACCCTCGAACGTGAGGATGGTTCGGAGTCCTGTTCCGGTTGGCCACGTCGCTTCCTCGAATCTCGGAACCTGCACTAGACGAGGTGAGTACTTGATAGTGGAATCAAACGTGGGATTGCCGCTTTGAAGGCAGGTTGACATGTTCGCTTGTTTCTGAAGCGCAGTATTTGAGGCATTGAACTTGCTGGCATTGCACTCGGAACCGCCCCCCCTTAGGTAATCCCACAGCGGCCGATTGTCGAGATTCAGGCTTACGGCACCGTCCCGGATACTTCTCTTGGGATTCGTGCCTTGCTGGAGCCGCGATGGGAGTCCAGCGTATGTGCTGTTGCTGATGAGCCCGGGCTCGATAGCAAAGCCGTCACCTGGTTGAACCCAGAGTTGATTCGGGGGAAGGATCTCATCGCATTCGTCGGGTCGAAGTGGGTTAGTCCCATGGATCTCTACGAAGTGATCGAGTCCAAGCGCTAGGTTGGTGGAGTAGCGGCTTTGATTAAGACCGGAGCAGCGGCGAGTCGTGCCTATGTCGTCGATGCCCATCTCGTCGTTTCCGAAAAGCGGGCTATCGACTATGAAAAAGTTACCAGTTTGAGGAGGTGCAGTGTCGCAGGGCGGCACTACGTTTCCCGGAGGCCCGGTCCGCAGACATTGCAGTCCGGCGGTCGATTCGCTGGTTAGGCCGAACGGAAGAATTCCCCCCCCTTCGGTTGGAGCAACGTCGGCGATGGCGAAAGCATCCGTTGTGAGTTGATTGATGCCCAGTATTCGACCGAACGTCGTGTCGATCGTCTGCACGGGGATCTTCACCTGCAGATACCCGTTGTTGGCGGCCGAAATGCATGGGTAGGAGTTACCGGAGGAATCCGTGAGTGCAGAGAAGTCCGGCCCGTAGCTGTCCATGAGCGGATTGGTGCATGCAAGCCAGTCGGCATTGCTGATAGTTGCCCTTACGTTCTTGTTGGCGATGTCCTTGACCTGGGCGATGATGTCGTCCTCGGTCCCGGCCAGTTCGAGGGCACCTGCCATCACTGCAACATCAGCTGCGGTCTGATCCTGGCGGCGCTCGTTGAGGCCGGCCCCGATGTCAATTACGAGAGCGGCAAAGCCCACCAGAACCACCATCGAAGCCGCGACAAGAATGGCTGTGGCGCCTCGATCGTCTTGAGTTGCACGAGCTAGGGAGTGCATGTGTACGTTCCTCCAGACGCCCAGGTCGCCTTCTGTTCAAGGCGGATCTCCACCGTGGTTGATAAGGCAGCCGGCATCGCCCAATCGAGGAATCCTGAGAGGGAGGTATAGGGAGAGAGCACGACAGAGACACGGGCGAGTTGTCCGACTTCGGCGGTTCCAAGCAGGCTGAAAGTGATGACCTGACCGTCCGAGAAGTCCATCGAGTCGCACGTCGATGCTCCCATCGCCGCGACGCTGCCGAAGTTGACCGCTGCCAGGCGCGCTGCCTCTCGGGCCCCGTGGCGGACATCGAGGTTGTTGCCGAATGCCCAGCCAAACTCAATCATTCCCATCAGCAGCAGCATGAGAAATGGGAGGACTATTGCGAATTCCACCAAGGCGGCACCGTCTTCACGGTCTTTCCTCAGGCGTCTGTTGAACCAACCGATCATGTCTACAGCCTCCCCCGGCAATCTTCGCTCGAGCGCGGCGCGCTTAAAAATCTCACTGAGTGCATTCTAGGCAAGTGTCGAGCGGAACCGGAATAGAGAAATCGACGGTCGTGCGTCCCCAGATGCGTTGTCGTCTCGGCCATATCATGCTCCGCTCGCGTTTGTAGCAACGCCCTCGCCGGCCTCGCCCCAGCCTAGCGCGTCTACCACGCCAGGTATTCAGGTTACCACTTAGAGTGGGATTATTCAATGGGAGATTGTTGCTCGTCGCGGGTAGCTAGTCGCGGGTTTGCCCCCTCCGTCCTGCCGCCCGGCGGCAGGCCACCTCCCCCGCACCTGCGGGGAGGAACGCAAAGAAGTGGGTTTGCCCTCTCCGTCCTGCCGCCCGGCGGCAGGCCACCTCCCCCGCACCTGCGGGGAGGAACGCGAAAAGCGGGTTCTGCCCCCTCCGCTTTCGCCTTTCGGCGAAACCACCTCCCCCGCGTCTGCGGGGGAGGAACGCGAAAAGCGAGTTTGCCCTCTCCCTTGTGTGCCCACGGCTCAATGCCTATGGCCCACCGCCGGTCGGCAAAGCAAGCCCCCCTACCCCAGCGGCAATAGCCGCTGCGGTACCTTCCCCCCTCCGGGGGGACCGAGGGCGTTCGCCTATGCCTTCTGGCCGAGCAAGCGCCGGTTCTTGAACTTCGCTTTGATGTAGTCCTTGTTCATCATGGCGATGAAGTCGATCGTGATCGACTTCGGGCAGGCTGCTTCGCACTCTCCGTGGTTCGTGCAGGAGCCGAAGAACTCCTCCATCGTGTCCACCATGCTCACGACGCGGTCGTAGCGTTCCGGCTGACCTTGCGGGACCATGTTCAGTTGGGCCAGCTTGGCCGAGGTGAACAACTGGGCGGCGCTGTTCGGGCAGGCCGCCACGCAGGCGCCACAGCCGATGCAGGCCGCCGCGTCGAAGGCGATGTCGGCTACCGCTTTCGGTACCGGGACCATGTTGGCGTCCGGGGCCGATCCGGTCGGTACCGTGATGTAGCCGCCGGCTTCGATGATCCGGTCGAATGAACTGCGATCCACGACCAGGTCGCGAATGACCGGGAAGCCGGTGGCCTTCCACGGTTCGAGGACGATCTCGTCGCCGTCCTTGAACTTCCGCATGTGCAGCTGACACGTGGCCGTCCCCAGCTGATCACCGTGCGGGTGACCGTTGATCATGATTCCGCACATGCCGCATATTCCTTCGCGGCAGTCAGAGTCGATCGAGAACGGTTCAATGCCCCTCTCAACGAGCTTCTCGTTGACGATGTCGCACATCTCGAGGAACGACATGTGATCGCTGATGTCGGTTGCTTCGTAGGTTTCGAATCGTCCCGGCGCCTCTGGGCCGTCCTGGCGCCAAACTTTGAGTGTGACGTCCATTACTTGTAGCTCCTTTGCGCCAGCTCAACGTTTTCGAACACGAGCTGCTCCTTGTGCAAGGTTGGTTCTTCGCCAACCCCGTTGAACTCCCACGCCGCTACATAGGCGTAGTTCTCATCGTCACGCAGCGCCTCGCCCTCCGGGGTCCGGCTCTCCTCCCGGAAGTGGCCACCGCAAGACTCACGACGATTGAGGGCGTCGATCGCCATCAGCTCGGCGAGTTCCAGGAAGTCGGCGACCCGGCCGGCCTTTTCGAGTGTCTGATTGAACGACTCGTTGGTGCCGGTGACCTTGACGTCCTTGTGAAACTCCGCCCGGAGCCTCCGGATCTCGGCGATGGCTCTCTTCAAGCCCTCCTCGTTCCTGGCCATGCCGACTTCGGCAATCATCACCTTGCCCAGCTCCCGATGGAAGTAGTCGGGTGATCTAGTGCCGTTGATGGCGATCAACTCATCGATCTGATCCTTGACCGCCTTCTCGCCGGCCTTGAAAGCGGCGTGGTCGGTCGGAACCGGATCGGTACCCAACTGGTCGGACAGATAGTCGCCGATCGTGTTGGGCAACACGAAGTATCCGTCCGCCAAACCCTGCATCAGGGCGGAAGCACCCAGGCGGTTGCCGCCGTGGTCGGAGAAGTTTGCTTCGCCGATTGCATAGAGTCCCGGAATCGTCGTCATCAGGTTGTAGTCCACCCACAACCCCCCCATCGTGTAATGGGGGGCCGGGTAGATCCGCATCGGCACCTTGTACGGGTTCTCGTCTGTGATGCGCTCATACATCTCAAAGAGATTGCCGTAGCGTTGCTCGATGACATCCTTGCCGAGGCGACCGATCGCTTCTGCGAAGTCGAGGTAGACGCCGTTCTTGAGTGGTCCAACTCCGTAGCCCTCGTCGAACATGACCTTGGCCGCCCGGCTGGCCACGTCGCGCGGGACGAGGTTGCCGAAGGCGGGATAGCGGCGCTCGAGGAAGTAGTCGCGGTCGGCTTCGGGGATCTGATCGGGGGAGCGGGCCTCGTTCTTGTCTTTCGGTACCCAGATGCGTCCGTCGTTGCGCAGCGACTCCGACATGAGGGTCAGCTTCGATTGGAACTCCTCCGAAGCCGGGATCGCCGTCGGATGGATCTGGGTGAACGACGGGTTGGCGAACAACGCCCCGTGCTTGTGAGCACGCCACACGGCGGTGCCGTTGCACATCATCGCCATCGTCGACAGGTAGTAAGCATTGGCGTAGCCACCGGTCGCCAGCACGACCGCGTGCCCGGAGAACGAACGGATCTCGCCCGTCACCAGATCTCGAGCGACCACACCGACCGCTTTGCCCTCGTGGACAACGACGTCGAGCATCTCCATCCGGTTGTAGAGCTTGACCTTGCCCAACTCGATCTGGCGGGCCATCGCCTGGTAGGCGCCAAGCAGCAGTTGCTGACCGGTGGCCCCCCGGCTGTAGAACGTGCGTGAGACCTGCGCACCACCGAATGACCGGTTGTCCAGCAGTCCTCCGTACTCACGTCCGTAGGGAACGCCCTGCGCCGCCGTCTGGTCGATGATCTCGTTTGAGACCTCCGCCAGGCGGTACACATTGGCCTCACGGGAGCGGTAGTCACCACCCTTGATCGTGTCGTAGAAGAGGCGGAAGACTGAATCCCCGTCGTTGTGGTAGTTCTTGGCGGCGTTGATCCCACCCTGGGCGGCGATCGAGTGGGCTCGCCGGGGCGAGTCGTGGTACGTGATCATCGTCACGTTGTAGCCGAGTTCGCCGAGCGTGGCTGCGGCGCTGGCTCCGGCCAGGCCGGAGCCGATGATCACTACTTCGTACTTGCGTTTGTTGGCCGGGTTGACCAGCTTCAAATCGAAGCGGGCATTCGACCATTTCTCTTCGAGCGGCCCCTCGGGGACCTTTGCGTCGAGAACGATATTGCTCATCTCTGCATCCCCTTCTAACCGACCCAGCCGGCCCAGATCGAAAGCGGGAAGCTCACGTTCCCGATGATTACGACTCCGGCGAACGCCGCCGCGAACCATTTCCGCCACGGATTGAACCGCGGATTGTTCCACCCGAGGCTCTGGAACAAACTCCAGGCGCCGTGGAAGATGTGGACGCCGACCAGGATGTTGGCGACGATGTAGAAGATCGCCACTGCCGGTTGCGTGAAGCTTGCCAGCATGTTGTGGCGGATCTCTCCGGTGATGAAATCGGGGTTGGTCGAGCCGATCGTGAGATCGGCGAGGTGGAAGAGGATGAACGCCAGGATGATGACGCCCGACCAGCGCATCGTTCGAGACGCGTAGTTCGCCACGAGATACTCGCGGGGCGCCTGGTACTTCTGTGGTCGTGCTTTTCGATTGATGATCGTCAGTGCGTAGGCGGCATGGATGTGGAGAACGATCGAGACCGTCATCACCGCCCGGAAGATCCACAGGAATGCGGTCTTCGGCAGCAATGGTTCTCCGAGTTCTCTGAGCCACTCGCCGTAATGGTCGATGGCGTACACGCCCAGATCATCTGCTCCGAGGTAGATCTTCAAGTTCCCGAACATGTGAACGAAGACGTACCCGAGGATGATGATCCCCGTGACGGCCATGACCCACTTCTTGCCGACGGCCGAGCTGTAGAACTCAACCAGGAAGGGACGCGGCCCCTTCTTGGTCGGCGTGCCGGTCGCAGTCACTGCGCCTCCTCGGTGGTTCTAGCTGATGGCATTACAGCCTAGAAGGGAAGGGCGGGGGCTGTGGCACGGGGCTGTGGGGCCATTGGTCACATTCGGGCGGCGGGCGGTCGCCCGCCGCCAGCAGCCAGAGGTTTTGGGTTTTAGGTTTTAGGTTGTGCGTGGATGAAGTGGGGCCGCGAGTGCCTGCGGCCCTGGGGCCAATTGCCAATCGCCAATTGCCTCCGGGGCACGACGCCCCATCTACCCAACGACTCCCAAGTAGGAATAGTGCGTACGCCCCATAGATCCGTCTTGACAGCGCGCGCGCCGACAACGATGATGACAAAGATGTAACTACACGGGTGTAAGGGTTCATTGTTGCAACGCACACTTATTGAAGCACTCGCGGTCGACGATCTCGCCTGGCAGGACTTCTCCAGTTGCCGCGGTGCCGATGCCGATCTGTTCTTTCCAGAACGCGGCGCATCGACGCGCAAAGCGAAATCCATATGCATGGCCTGCGAAGTCCGGGTTGAATGCCTGGAGTTCGCCATTGTGAGCGGGGAGAAGTTCGGGATCTGGGGCGGTCTGTCGGAGCGTGAGCGGCGGAAGATCCGTAAAGAACGCTCGATAGCAGCCCGCCGTCGCGAAGCGGTCTAGGGCAACAGGTTCCGGGTTTTGAGGTTCTGGGTTTTACTTGGAACCTACCAACCCAAAACCTGGGACCTTGGGCTACACCCGGTGGTTCCCTCGCCCTCTTCTAGTATCCAGGTCTAGATAGCTACAAGAAAGGTCGACGTGAAGGCAGGTGGCATCTTCCTCATTGTCGTTGCGGTCGTGCTGGTCGTGGTGTCGATCATGTTGCGCAACCGTCGTGAACTCCTGAAAAAGGAATACGGGATAACCGGCGAGAACAAGGCGCCACAAGCCGAGATCGACGTCGAGCACCCCCGCCCACACGTCGCCGAATTCCACGTTCGCGGCGAGGTCGCCACCGTGACCTTCGATGTTCCGCTTCCGGAGGGCGACGTCGACGAAGTACTGAAAGAACTGCTGCTCCACGAGTCGATTGAGGTCGTCCGTGAGAAGCGACACACGCTGCCGATCGACATGGTCACCAAGGTCGTGGCGATGGCAGGGCGCAACGGTGAGCCACGTCGGGTGGGGGCAATCAATCTCCCGGAACCGGGCGTCCTCCCGCCTCCCTCGGTCGCACCGCCGGCATTCTCATTCGGCCACATTGCCTACGATCCGCTCGAAGAAGAGTTTTCAGGCGAGAAGCCCGAAAACATCCCGTCCCTGGCCGACACGAAGGCATCGGATCTCCTGGCTCCAATCGGATCGGAGCTTCGGCTCCCGAGGGCGGTCGATCTCGGCTTGCGCGCCCAGGGTATCGACCCGGCGACGATGCAGGCTGGAGACCTGGTGCGGGCCATGCTCACGATGTTCGGCTATCGCCTCTCTCCTGGCGTGAACGACGACACATTCATTGCCGAGAAGGCCGGGGTCCGGACGTTCATTCGCCAGGTCCCTCACGAAGAAGGCGGCTACCCCGAGCTCGAAGGCGGTGTCATCAGCCGGTTCGTCGCCGAAGTAGCTGGAGCCAAGACCGACCGGGCTCTTCTCGTTACGGACAAGTTCGGCCCCTTCGAGGTCTACGAACGGGAGCGCCGGGATCCCCGTTGCCGGTTCATCACCCGCGAGCGGCTGCAGAAGTTCGTTGATTCGATGGCGCTCGAGTAGCCAATCTCTGATTGGCTACTCCCGTTTTAGGTTCTACGTTCTGAGTTCTGAGTAGCTCCAGGCCGCGTTAGGACCTATAACCCAAAACCCAGAACCGACTCAGCGGCGATCGATCGAGGACTCACCAGGGAACCGCTCAAACGCTTTGTGCGTCTCAACCTCGAAGGTTTGTTCGGCAACGAGGGTTATGATGCGGGTAAAGGGAGATATCCATGTTTGGACTCAAGCCAACCGAGTTACTCATAATCTTGGCGATCGTCCTGCTCCTCTTCGGGGCTCGGAAGCTCCCCGACCTTGCCCGTTCGCTCGGTGCGTCGGCAAAGGAGTTCAGGAAGGGCCTCGAGGCGGGTGTCGATGAGAACTCGCCTGAAGAACACACTGATACCTAGGAACTCAATCTTGCCATCCGGCGTTCTTCGGGTAGGCACACGTGCCTGAAGACGTTCCTCTCAGCTGGGAAGAGGTGGCCCGGACTCATGGCCGGAAGATCTACAACTTCGCATATCGGCTCACCGGAAACCCGGATGATGCTGCCGATCTCGCTCAGGAAGTGCTTCTGCGCGTCAGACGCGGACTTGCCGGCTATCAGCCCGGATCCTTCGAGGGCTGGCTCTGGCGTATCACCCGCAACGCTTTCCTCGATGACGTTCGCCGCAAGAACCGGCGCCCAATCTCGGCTCTGCCGGACGAACTCGATCGTTTCGCGGCAATCAGCACACCGTCGCCCGACGACGTGCTCGCCTCCCTTCGCCTTGGGGATGATATGCAGAAGGCCTTGCTCGGTCTGCCGTACGACTTCCGGGAGGCCGTCGTGATGTGTGATGTAATCGGCCTCTCGTACGATGAGATCGCCCTCGCCTCCGCCGTGCCGGTCGGCACGGTGCGCAGCCGGATTCACAGGGGCCGGAAGATGCTGAGGGAGGCTCTGGGATGACCCATCTAGGCGAACTCCTCTCCGCCTACCTCGACGGTGAAGTCACGGAAAGCGAGCGAAATCTCGTCACGTCGCATATCGGCGATTGCGCCACCTGCCAGACGGAACTCGCCGACCTCCACCTGGCGCGATCGGCACTCCGTTCGTTGCCGGTACTCGATCTCCCCGCCGGACTCCTCAACGGCGGTGACGTTGACGTGGTGATTCCATTGGTTCGGCGGCCGCGGGTATGGATGGCGGCGGCAGCGGCCACCGTTGCGGTCTTCGTTGGTGTCGCCACCTTCGTGACGCCGGAACCGACGGTGCCGATCACCTTCAATGAGATCAGCCTCGAGCACAACAACCGGTCGCAACTCGATCCGCTGCTGACACCCGGCAAGGCCGTTCCGGCTGTTTCCCTGCCGATCGGAGGCGCCGAATGAGACGCGGCGCTTTTGTCTTCCTTCTCATCGTCGCCATGGTGATCGGAGCCGGGCCAGCCTTGGCGCTGGATGATCTCACCCCGTATCTCGAACAACAGTCGGCTGCCGAGTTCAGTGGTGAGGAAAGCGTTGTCTGCTACACGCCCGACGGCGTTGTCTCGGAACTCACCGTTGTGCGTCAGGCCAATGGGGTGCGCGTGGTCGAGGACGGCGAAGGCGCAATAGGGGTCACCCGGGTCTACCACGGCGACAACTGGGTGCTCGGAGACCAATACCGCGTCGAAGTATCGGGTCGGGATCGATTCTTGAGCCGTCCGGTGACGGTGGTCGATGTAGTCGAGGACGACCTCGTGCGGGTTGGATTGTTCTTCGATCAATCGTCGGGGGCGTTGCTCGCCTCAGACGTTCACAACGCCGACGGCTCGACCTACTGCTCGAGTCGGTTCTTGAGCTTCGATCCGAAGACGCCCGTCATCCCGGACGACCTGCTCGCCGGCCTCACGACCCGACCTGGATCGAGCGAAGCGGGCGTAGTGGACGCCGATGCCTTCCCGAAGGAAATCGCCGGGTTCTCCTTGACCGAGGTTTCCGAAGGTCCGGCCGCGGGCGTGACGAATGGCTACTACGCAGATGGGATCTTCTCGTTCACGGTGTTCGTGTCGGAGCGCGCCATCGAGGTTCCAGAACTCGCCGATGCACCGGTCGTGAAGATGCGGGGCGGCGAGTACCAGCGACAGTTCTATCCAGGACAGGTGATCCTCGCCTGGGAGACCAGGTCTGGTGGAATCGTTCTGGTCGGCGATCTTCCGCTCGATCTCCAGGAAGATGTGCTCGAAGCTCTGCCTGCCCCGGGCAAGCCGAACTTCTTCGTCAGGTTCTGGAGAGGTTTGTTCGGCTAGGAACTGCTCAGCCGTCGATCGCTTCCAGAGCCTTCGGGTAATCGGCCACCGAGCGCCGGACGGTCAAAGAGTCCGTGGCGATGATGTCGCGCACGATTCCGTCTGCGTCGAGGACATAAGTAGCCCGCCAGGCGCTACCTGTCGTCTCATTGAAACACCCAAACGCCTGGGCGGTGGCGCCGTGTGGCCAGAAATCCGAGAGGATCGGGAACGTGAAGTTCTGAGAATCCGACCACGCCTTGTTGGCAGGACGGGTGTCGCACGTGATCGAGATTACATTGGCGTCGAAACGCTCGAGTTGGTGCAGGTTGTCGCGGATGTCGCACAACTCGCCTTCGCAGTTGCCGGTGAACGGGAACGGAATGAAGACGATCAGCGACTTGCGGCCCTTGAGGTCGCCGAGCGAGACCTCGTTACCGTCCTGATCCTTGAGCGTGAAATCCGGGGCAGCATCGCCGATGGAGATTGGCATCTGAACTCCTCTGTGGTGTCTGGAAAACGGTAGCAAGAGGCAATTGGCAATTGGCCCCGTGCGAAACCTGCGGGTGCTGAGATCGCCCGGCCCACACGGCTCGGCTAGATCCCATCTTCCAGCAGTACTCGCGCCGCCCAGCCGACCGGGTCCTCTAGTTCGGCAAGTGTCGGCAGGTGGTCCGGAGACTCCCAGACCTGGTGCAGCGCGTCGTCGCCCCAGCGTCGCTCGACCTCTGCGCAGAACCTCGCACCAAGCCGGTACTGCTCTTGCTTGAGCTCGAGTCCGAGCAGCTTGTTGAGCCCTTGCTCGCCATGCGCCGGTTCCGACCGCCTGGCGTCCATCGCCGCTCGCAGGCGGTCGAGATCGGGCAGGAGCTTGGTGGCGGCGCGGTCCATTATGTAGTCGCCGTATCCTTCGAGCATCGCCATCAGGGCTTGGGCATCCTCGAGAGCCGGTAGCTGGGCTTCGGTCGACAGGAGTCCGGCCAGGCCGGTCGGATCCTCCATCATCTTCTCGAGCTGCGACGGATCCTGCATCTGCTGCAGGCGGTCGGTGATCCCGGACATGTCGACCTCGATGCTCCCGACGTACCGCTCGACCAGATCGAAGAAATGCTGCCGTACCCATGGCACTGAGAACTCGGCCTGGTGGGTCACCTCGTGCATGGCCACCCACAGGCGCACATTCTGCGGCTCCAGCCCGTTGTCTCTGGCGAACGCCTCGATGTTGGGAACGACGTAGTAGACATCCTGGACGTCGGCGGTCGGAAGTCCGATATCGAATTGGCCGAGAACCCGGTGACTGAGGAACCCAACCATGACGCCCATCTGCATGCCGAGCAAGGCCGGTCCCAACGGTTTGAGTATGGCGTCGAGTGGTCCTCCACCCGAGGAGGTGTCGAGCTTCTCCGCCAGTGGTTCGACGAGGTAGCGGAAGCTGCGAAGGTTCTCTGTTGCCCAGCTGACCCGATCGACTGGCGACCCCGAGAGCGCCGACCGGACTTCGAGAGGAGTGGATTCGGCGATCTGTAGTTGGGCCAGGCGGGTGAGCTGCTGGTATTCGTCCGCCAACCACGGATCGATCGGCTCGGGCTCGCCCGTGAGATGGTTGGCCACCTCTCGGGCCAGGCGCCAATTGATGGGGCCGGGTTGGTTGAAGAGCTCGAAGAGCTGCGAGAAGAGGTCTTCGCTCACAGGTCTTCAGGGCGCTGGCCCAACTCCACGTTCAACTCCATTTCATTGCCGTCCCGGTTGACAACAACATCGATTTCGTCGCCTGCCCGGTACGAGCGAAGAATCGACAGGAGATCGAACGTCGTTCTCACCGGTGTGCCGTTGATAGAGACGACGATGTCACCCACCTCTGCGCCGGCCACCTGGATGGCGGAACCCGTTGCGAAGCCGGTGACGGCAGCTCCGGATGGGATCTCTGCTCCCTCATCCGATTCGCTCAGCGCGTCGTCGACACCGATACCGAGATAGGCGTGATGAACGACTCCGTCGGCGATCAGGTCGGCCGCCAGACGTTTGACCATATCGACGGGCACCGCAAAGCCGAGCCCCTCCGCGCCGACATCGCTGACCCCGATTGCGGTGGTGATGCCGATCAGCTGGGCCTG encodes the following:
- a CDS encoding WhiB family transcriptional regulator, which produces MLQRTLIEALAVDDLAWQDFSSCRGADADLFFPERGASTRKAKSICMACEVRVECLEFAIVSGEKFGIWGGLSERERRKIRKERSIAARRREAV
- a CDS encoding succinate dehydrogenase cytochrome b subunit, which codes for MTATGTPTKKGPRPFLVEFYSSAVGKKWVMAVTGIIILGYVFVHMFGNLKIYLGADDLGVYAIDHYGEWLRELGEPLLPKTAFLWIFRAVMTVSIVLHIHAAYALTIINRKARPQKYQAPREYLVANYASRTMRWSGVIILAFILFHLADLTIGSTNPDFITGEIRHNMLASFTQPAVAIFYIVANILVGVHIFHGAWSLFQSLGWNNPRFNPWRKWFAAAFAGVVIIGNVSFPLSIWAGWVG
- a CDS encoding SCP2 sterol-binding domain-containing protein, with amino-acid sequence MAVKFLTEDWVAALNAALNAHDGFKSAAAGISLAFQFNVTDVPEGAVENYYLKIDNGAPTASSGEVEGSDVGITSNYETSAEIAKGELNTQTAFMTGKLKVTGNLAKLMMHQNVIQQWGAATAAMEVEY
- a CDS encoding HU family DNA-binding protein, whose protein sequence is MSGGRHMNKGELIDKVAKEADITKVAAKAAVDTVFGEITASMKKGDRVQIAGFGSFFSDKRPGRKGLNPATGESIRIKTKFVPKFKAGTAVKEEVAKRRK
- a CDS encoding pilus assembly protein, with product MIGWFNRRLRKDREDGAALVEFAIVLPFLMLLLMGMIEFGWAFGNNLDVRHGAREAARLAAVNFGSVAAMGASTCDSMDFSDGQVITFSLLGTAEVGQLARVSVVLSPYTSLSGFLDWAMPAALSTTVEIRLEQKATWASGGTYTCTP
- a CDS encoding pilus assembly protein TadG-related protein, whose translation is MHSLARATQDDRGATAILVAASMVVLVGFAALVIDIGAGLNERRQDQTAADVAVMAGALELAGTEDDIIAQVKDIANKNVRATISNADWLACTNPLMDSYGPDFSALTDSSGNSYPCISAANNGYLQVKIPVQTIDTTFGRILGINQLTTDAFAIADVAPTEGGGILPFGLTSESTAGLQCLRTGPPGNVVPPCDTAPPQTGNFFIVDSPLFGNDEMGIDDIGTTRRCSGLNQSRYSTNLALGLDHFVEIHGTNPLRPDECDEILPPNQLWVQPGDGFAIEPGLISNSTYAGLPSRLQQGTNPKRSIRDGAVSLNLDNRPLWDYLRGGGSECNASKFNASNTALQKQANMSTCLQSGNPTFDSTIKYSPRLVQVPRFEEATWPTGTGLRTILTFEGVFLHGLYFNCDGTTCGVEFYPGEDVTELCEGAGPFNCKTISVTQVTSFLIPAANIPAGTFPNNGPSGSLNVAEAKLWR
- a CDS encoding fumarate reductase/succinate dehydrogenase flavoprotein subunit, which encodes MSNIVLDAKVPEGPLEEKWSNARFDLKLVNPANKRKYEVVIIGSGLAGASAAATLGELGYNVTMITYHDSPRRAHSIAAQGGINAAKNYHNDGDSVFRLFYDTIKGGDYRSREANVYRLAEVSNEIIDQTAAQGVPYGREYGGLLDNRSFGGAQVSRTFYSRGATGQQLLLGAYQAMARQIELGKVKLYNRMEMLDVVVHEGKAVGVVARDLVTGEIRSFSGHAVVLATGGYANAYYLSTMAMMCNGTAVWRAHKHGALFANPSFTQIHPTAIPASEEFQSKLTLMSESLRNDGRIWVPKDKNEARSPDQIPEADRDYFLERRYPAFGNLVPRDVASRAAKVMFDEGYGVGPLKNGVYLDFAEAIGRLGKDVIEQRYGNLFEMYERITDENPYKVPMRIYPAPHYTMGGLWVDYNLMTTIPGLYAIGEANFSDHGGNRLGASALMQGLADGYFVLPNTIGDYLSDQLGTDPVPTDHAAFKAGEKAVKDQIDELIAINGTRSPDYFHRELGKVMIAEVGMARNEEGLKRAIAEIRRLRAEFHKDVKVTGTNESFNQTLEKAGRVADFLELAELMAIDALNRRESCGGHFREESRTPEGEALRDDENYAYVAAWEFNGVGEEPTLHKEQLVFENVELAQRSYK
- a CDS encoding succinate dehydrogenase/fumarate reductase iron-sulfur subunit; its protein translation is MDVTLKVWRQDGPEAPGRFETYEATDISDHMSFLEMCDIVNEKLVERGIEPFSIDSDCREGICGMCGIMINGHPHGDQLGTATCQLHMRKFKDGDEIVLEPWKATGFPVIRDLVVDRSSFDRIIEAGGYITVPTGSAPDANMVPVPKAVADIAFDAAACIGCGACVAACPNSAAQLFTSAKLAQLNMVPQGQPERYDRVVSMVDTMEEFFGSCTNHGECEAACPKSITIDFIAMMNKDYIKAKFKNRRLLGQKA